One window of the Lysobacter sp. S4-A87 genome contains the following:
- a CDS encoding alpha-amylase family glycosyl hydrolase — MPNLKLRPLAALLLAAICAQATAADSAPQYYGTLEPFASEAVYFVVTDRFVNGDTGNDHRDQGGPDPATRSFDRPVPGPNGETDNIGYLGGDFKGVLDNVGYIRDMGFTAVWITPIVDQPDAAFTGGKPVSWGSFWTDQGKTGYHGYWGVNFYKLDEHLPSPGLDFAGFTQAMHGQQMKVVLDIVGNHASPAFSMPRSQPEFGKVYDRAGKLLADHQNLPPEKLDPAHNPLHAFYRSPAEIAELASFNDGNPAVLDYLSGAYLQWLGQGADALRIDTIGWMPHGFWKQFADRMRAQRPGLFMFGENFEYDPDKIAPHTWAKNGSISVLDFPMKERMAQVFGRGDKPYGFENLQPRLYLQGGPYANPYDLMTFYDNHDMPRLDASDEGFIDAHNWLFTARGIPVVYYGSEVGFMRGRAEHAGNRNYFGQQRVDAAVGNPIRENLKRIATVRAASPALQRGVQLDVLLKGDRAAFYRVYQHEGVSQIALVLLNKGDAPVAFEVKRWLQAGRWKAAIGGGAVDVADGKALAATVPAHGAQVYLLDAPVERADLRRELDAAMRTKRPQ, encoded by the coding sequence ATGCCGAACCTGAAACTCCGCCCACTCGCGGCCCTGCTGCTGGCCGCGATCTGCGCGCAGGCGACCGCCGCCGACAGCGCGCCGCAGTACTACGGCACGCTGGAGCCGTTCGCCAGCGAAGCGGTGTACTTCGTTGTCACCGACCGTTTCGTCAATGGCGACACGGGCAACGACCACCGCGACCAGGGCGGACCGGACCCGGCCACGCGCAGTTTCGACCGGCCGGTGCCGGGACCGAATGGCGAGACCGACAACATCGGCTACCTCGGCGGCGACTTCAAAGGCGTGCTCGACAACGTCGGCTACATTCGCGACATGGGTTTCACGGCGGTGTGGATCACGCCGATCGTCGACCAGCCCGATGCTGCCTTCACCGGCGGCAAGCCGGTCAGCTGGGGCAGCTTCTGGACCGACCAGGGCAAGACCGGCTACCACGGCTACTGGGGCGTGAACTTCTACAAGCTCGACGAGCACCTGCCCAGTCCGGGCCTGGATTTCGCCGGGTTCACCCAGGCGATGCACGGCCAGCAGATGAAGGTGGTGCTCGACATCGTCGGCAACCACGCCTCTCCAGCGTTCTCGATGCCACGCAGCCAGCCGGAGTTCGGCAAGGTCTACGATCGCGCCGGCAAGCTGCTCGCCGATCACCAGAACCTGCCGCCGGAAAAGCTCGATCCAGCGCACAACCCGCTGCATGCGTTCTACCGCTCGCCGGCGGAGATCGCCGAGCTGGCCAGCTTCAACGACGGCAATCCGGCCGTGCTCGACTATTTGTCAGGTGCGTACCTGCAGTGGCTGGGGCAGGGCGCCGATGCGTTGCGCATCGACACCATCGGCTGGATGCCGCACGGGTTCTGGAAGCAGTTCGCCGACCGCATGCGCGCGCAGCGGCCGGGCCTTTTCATGTTCGGCGAGAACTTCGAGTACGACCCCGACAAGATCGCACCGCATACCTGGGCGAAGAACGGTTCGATCAGCGTGCTCGACTTCCCGATGAAGGAGCGCATGGCGCAGGTGTTCGGCCGTGGCGACAAGCCCTACGGTTTCGAGAACCTGCAGCCACGGCTGTACCTGCAGGGCGGGCCGTACGCCAACCCGTATGACCTGATGACGTTCTACGACAACCACGACATGCCGCGCCTGGACGCCAGTGACGAAGGTTTCATCGACGCACACAACTGGCTGTTCACCGCGCGCGGCATCCCGGTGGTCTATTACGGTTCGGAGGTCGGCTTCATGCGCGGCCGCGCCGAGCATGCCGGCAACCGCAACTACTTCGGCCAGCAACGGGTCGACGCCGCGGTCGGCAATCCGATCCGCGAGAACCTCAAGCGCATCGCCACCGTTCGCGCCGCCTCGCCGGCGCTGCAGCGTGGCGTGCAGCTGGACGTGCTGCTCAAGGGTGACCGTGCCGCGTTCTATCGCGTGTACCAGCACGAAGGCGTGTCGCAGATCGCGCTGGTGCTGTTGAACAAGGGCGATGCGCCGGTGGCATTCGAAGTGAAGCGCTGGCTGCAGGCGGGGCGCTGGAAAGCGGCGATCGGCGGTGGCGCGGTGGATGTTGCCGATGGCAAGGCGCTGGCGGCGACCGTGCCGGCGCACGGCGCACAGGTGTACCTGCTGGATGCGCCGGTGGAGCGCGCCGACCTTCGGCGCGAACTGGACGCGGCGATGCGGACGAAGCGCCCGCAGTAG
- a CDS encoding S9 family peptidase yields the protein MKVFRRLLVVMAMAVTFPAVAQVDVPAFLKKDSFGAIKISPTGEYYAATVPLVDRTVLVVIRRADKTFTAKVSGGENSEVDDFWWVNDERVVISMAERFSTLEKPLPTGELHAINADGSSPKKLVGNDESTALVQVVKFDGFTAAYLIDDLPADDRNVLISVQAYSANPQTRIDQLNVYSGRQSTVATAPVRRARFTTDRSGEVRFARGAGNDNFSKLYYREGRDGDWRLINDEATSGHVEWALGFAADNRTAYLQVERERGPDAIVAMDMATGQRRELLADPNVDPYQIIFDHDGSVPVGATYMRERIESRFFDETSTRARLQRMLEKAFANQTVEVTSSTADGRLCLVLVSSDRNPGDFYLFDTQSRHASLLFSRAGWLDPGKMAPTRSIELAARDGVRLHGYLTLPPGSTGKNLPMVVVPHGGPFGLFDEIGFGRESQILAAAGYAVLQVNFRGSGNYGRSFLQAGARQFGGTMQDDVTDATRWAIDQGIADRKRLCIYGASYGGYAAMMGAAREPDLYACAAGYVGVYDLPMKHEANSSEARWMRNWSNDWMGERDTLEQRSPNRIADRIKVPVFLAAGGKDEIAPIKHSKLMEASLRSAGVPVETLYFPTEGHGFYTQEHQTEFYGRLLDFLGRHLGGAKAGSGAASAAK from the coding sequence ATGAAGGTGTTCAGACGATTGCTCGTCGTGATGGCGATGGCCGTGACGTTTCCGGCCGTGGCCCAGGTCGATGTTCCGGCCTTCCTCAAGAAGGACAGCTTCGGCGCCATCAAGATTTCGCCGACTGGCGAGTACTACGCCGCGACCGTACCGCTGGTGGATCGCACGGTCCTGGTCGTGATCCGGCGCGCCGACAAGACCTTCACCGCCAAGGTGTCAGGCGGCGAGAACTCGGAAGTCGACGACTTCTGGTGGGTCAACGACGAACGTGTCGTGATCAGCATGGCCGAGCGCTTCAGCACGCTGGAGAAGCCGCTGCCGACCGGTGAACTGCACGCCATCAACGCCGACGGATCGTCCCCCAAGAAGCTGGTGGGAAACGATGAATCCACCGCGCTCGTGCAGGTGGTCAAGTTCGACGGCTTCACCGCGGCGTACCTGATCGACGACCTGCCCGCGGACGACCGCAACGTGCTGATTTCGGTGCAGGCATACAGTGCCAATCCGCAGACGCGCATCGACCAGTTGAACGTCTACAGCGGCCGCCAGTCGACGGTTGCGACCGCGCCCGTCAGGCGCGCCCGATTCACTACCGACCGCTCCGGCGAAGTCCGCTTCGCGCGCGGCGCCGGCAATGACAATTTCAGCAAGCTGTACTACCGCGAGGGCCGCGACGGCGACTGGCGGCTGATCAACGACGAAGCAACCAGCGGCCACGTCGAATGGGCGCTGGGCTTCGCGGCCGACAATCGCACTGCCTACCTCCAGGTCGAACGCGAACGCGGCCCCGATGCCATCGTCGCCATGGACATGGCCACCGGCCAGCGCCGCGAACTGCTGGCCGACCCGAACGTCGACCCATACCAGATCATCTTCGACCACGACGGCAGCGTTCCGGTCGGCGCGACGTACATGAGGGAGCGGATCGAAAGCCGCTTCTTCGACGAGACTTCGACCCGGGCCAGGCTGCAGCGGATGCTGGAGAAGGCGTTCGCGAACCAGACCGTGGAAGTCACCTCCAGCACGGCCGACGGGCGCCTGTGCCTGGTACTGGTGTCGAGCGACCGCAATCCGGGCGACTTCTACCTGTTCGATACGCAGAGCCGCCACGCAAGCCTGTTGTTCAGCCGCGCCGGCTGGCTGGACCCCGGGAAGATGGCGCCGACGCGATCCATCGAGCTTGCGGCCAGGGACGGCGTGCGCCTGCACGGCTACCTCACGCTGCCGCCGGGTTCGACTGGAAAGAACCTGCCGATGGTCGTGGTGCCGCACGGCGGCCCATTTGGCCTGTTCGACGAGATCGGCTTCGGGCGCGAGTCGCAGATACTGGCCGCAGCCGGCTACGCCGTGCTGCAGGTCAACTTCCGCGGGTCCGGCAACTACGGCCGCTCGTTCCTGCAGGCAGGTGCGCGGCAGTTTGGCGGAACGATGCAGGACGATGTCACCGATGCCACCCGCTGGGCCATCGACCAGGGCATCGCCGATCGCAAGCGCCTTTGCATCTACGGTGCCAGCTACGGCGGCTACGCGGCCATGATGGGCGCGGCGCGCGAACCGGATCTGTACGCATGTGCTGCAGGCTATGTCGGCGTGTACGACCTGCCCATGAAGCACGAGGCCAACTCGTCCGAAGCCAGGTGGATGCGCAACTGGTCCAACGACTGGATGGGTGAACGCGACACCCTGGAGCAACGCTCACCCAATCGTATTGCCGACCGCATCAAGGTTCCGGTGTTCCTCGCGGCCGGCGGCAAGGACGAGATCGCACCGATCAAGCACAGCAAGCTGATGGAGGCGTCATTGCGCTCGGCCGGCGTTCCGGTCGAGACGCTGTACTTCCCGACCGAAGGCCACGGCTTCTATACGCAGGAGCACCAGACCGAGTTCTACGGCCGATTGCTGGACTTCCTGGGGCGTCACCTTGGCGGTGCCAAGGCCGGCAGCGGGGCCGCCTCGGCGGCCAAGTAA
- a CDS encoding MFS transporter: MTTKPQLTFWQIWNMCFGFLGIQFGFALQNANVSRIFQTLGASVDEIPALWIAAPLTGLIVQPIVGYLSDRTWTGLGRRRPYFLVGAVLATLALLAMPNSPTLWIAAGLLWVLDASINISMEPFRAFVGDQLPTSQRAGGYAMQSFFIGVGSVIASLLPWFLAQVGVGNTAGPGEVPDTVRYAFYFGGAVLMLSVGWTILSTREYPPDVLRAHDTLQRAPRRTLDHARARRNGLVWLALGAAGAFVVLHYALDKQLYILAGLAAGYGLALLLVTLASRDSAFAHIIGDMHDMPAEMRRLAVVQFFSWFALFGMWIYTTGAVTAVHYGSSDTASAAYNEGANWVGVLFAAYNGFAALAAVVIPWMVRRIGLRMSHLINVWLGGLGLISFLFIRDPHWLLLSMVGVGFAWASILSLPYALLADSVPSEKMGVFMGIFNFFIVIPQLIAASLLGFLLNTFFGGQPIQALTIGAISLFVAGLCVLRVRDPRAATLAASH; this comes from the coding sequence ATGACCACAAAACCGCAGCTGACGTTCTGGCAGATCTGGAACATGTGCTTCGGCTTCCTCGGCATCCAGTTCGGATTCGCCCTGCAGAACGCCAATGTCAGCCGCATCTTCCAGACCCTCGGCGCCAGCGTGGACGAGATCCCGGCGTTGTGGATCGCCGCACCGCTGACCGGGCTGATCGTGCAGCCGATCGTCGGCTACCTGTCCGACCGCACCTGGACGGGACTGGGGCGGCGCCGTCCTTACTTCCTCGTCGGCGCGGTGCTGGCGACGCTGGCGCTGCTGGCGATGCCGAACTCGCCGACGCTGTGGATCGCCGCCGGCCTGCTGTGGGTGCTCGACGCGTCGATCAACATTTCGATGGAGCCCTTCCGCGCCTTCGTCGGTGACCAGCTGCCGACCTCGCAGCGCGCAGGCGGCTACGCCATGCAGAGCTTCTTCATCGGCGTCGGCTCGGTCATCGCCAGTCTGCTGCCGTGGTTCCTGGCGCAGGTCGGCGTCGGCAACACCGCCGGCCCCGGCGAAGTCCCCGACACCGTCCGCTATGCCTTCTACTTCGGCGGCGCGGTGCTGATGCTGTCGGTCGGCTGGACCATCCTCAGCACCCGCGAGTACCCGCCGGACGTGCTGCGCGCGCACGACACCCTGCAGCGCGCGCCGCGACGCACGCTCGACCACGCGCGCGCGCGCCGCAACGGCCTGGTGTGGCTCGCGCTCGGCGCCGCCGGCGCCTTCGTGGTGTTGCACTACGCGCTCGACAAGCAGCTCTACATCCTCGCCGGCCTGGCCGCAGGCTACGGACTGGCGCTGCTGCTGGTGACGCTGGCCAGTCGCGACAGCGCCTTCGCCCACATCATCGGCGACATGCACGACATGCCGGCGGAGATGCGCCGCCTCGCCGTCGTCCAGTTCTTCTCCTGGTTCGCCCTGTTCGGCATGTGGATCTACACCACCGGTGCCGTCACCGCTGTCCACTACGGCAGCAGCGATACCGCTTCGGCCGCGTACAACGAAGGCGCCAACTGGGTCGGCGTTCTCTTTGCGGCCTATAACGGCTTTGCTGCGCTGGCGGCGGTGGTGATCCCGTGGATGGTGCGCCGCATCGGCCTGCGCATGAGTCACCTGATCAACGTGTGGCTCGGCGGCCTGGGGCTGATCTCGTTCCTCTTCATCCGCGATCCGCACTGGTTGCTGCTGTCGATGGTCGGCGTCGGCTTCGCCTGGGCTTCGATCCTGTCGCTGCCGTATGCGCTGCTGGCCGACAGCGTGCCGTCGGAGAAGATGGGCGTGTTCATGGGCATCTTCAACTTCTTCATCGTGATCCCGCAGCTGATCGCGGCGAGCCTGCTGGGTTTCCTGTTGAACACATTCTTCGGCGGACAACCCATCCAGGCGCTCACCATCGGTGCCATCAGCCTGTTTGTCGCCGGCCTGTGCGTGCTGCGCGTGCGCGACCCGCGTGCGGCCACGCTTGCCGCCAGCCATTGA
- a CDS encoding LacI family DNA-binding transcriptional regulator — protein MSQLQFIGRSKKTKTTSLDIAHRAGVSQATVSRVLRGSPLVNAETRRRVEDAVRELNYKVDRHASSLRTQRSGTLALLLFEDPTPDESHINPFFLSMVGSITRACAREGQDLLISFQQLSDDWHADYEDSMKADGLILLGYGDYLAYQGKLEKLVEQGTRFVRWGAVLPDQPGQSIGCDNFNGGRLAGEHLVGLGRRRIAFLGGASSHCPEFFDRFRGCDAAMREVGVAMEAILQVDAESSEEDGYNAAAELIERGGAFDAVFAASDLIAIGAMRALADAGLRVPEDVAVVGFDDIPMARFATPPLTTIFQDTKRAGELLVETLMRQVHGEATQSITLPASLVVRKSSGA, from the coding sequence ATGTCGCAATTGCAGTTCATCGGTCGCAGCAAGAAGACCAAGACCACCTCGCTCGACATCGCCCACCGGGCCGGCGTCTCGCAGGCAACGGTATCGCGCGTGCTGCGCGGCAGCCCGCTGGTCAATGCCGAAACCCGGCGCCGGGTAGAGGACGCCGTCCGCGAGCTCAACTACAAGGTCGACCGCCACGCCTCGAGCCTGCGCACGCAGCGTTCGGGCACGCTGGCACTGCTGCTGTTCGAGGACCCGACCCCGGACGAGTCGCACATCAACCCGTTCTTCCTGTCGATGGTCGGCTCGATCACCCGCGCCTGCGCGCGCGAGGGCCAGGACCTGCTGATCTCGTTCCAGCAGCTGTCCGACGACTGGCATGCCGACTACGAGGACAGCATGAAGGCCGACGGCCTGATCCTGCTCGGCTACGGCGACTACCTGGCCTACCAGGGCAAGCTGGAGAAGCTGGTCGAGCAGGGCACGCGCTTCGTCCGCTGGGGCGCCGTGCTGCCGGACCAGCCCGGTCAGTCGATCGGCTGCGACAACTTCAACGGTGGCCGCCTGGCCGGCGAGCACCTGGTCGGCCTGGGGCGTCGTCGCATCGCCTTCCTCGGCGGCGCCTCGAGCCATTGCCCCGAGTTCTTCGACCGCTTCCGCGGCTGCGATGCAGCCATGCGCGAAGTCGGCGTGGCGATGGAAGCGATCCTGCAGGTCGATGCGGAGAGCTCGGAGGAGGACGGCTACAACGCCGCCGCCGAGCTGATCGAGCGCGGTGGTGCCTTCGATGCGGTGTTCGCGGCCAGCGACCTGATCGCCATCGGGGCGATGCGCGCGCTGGCCGATGCCGGCCTGCGCGTGCCGGAAGACGTCGCCGTGGTCGGCTTTGACGACATCCCGATGGCGCGTTTCGCCACGCCGCCGCTGACCACGATATTCCAGGACACCAAGCGCGCCGGCGAACTGCTGGTGGAGACGCTGATGCGCCAGGTGCACGGCGAGGCGACGCAGAGCATCACGCTGCCGGCGTCGCTGGTGGTGCGCAAGTCGAGCGGGGCCTGA
- a CDS encoding glutamate--cysteine ligase, whose protein sequence is MSGPSHVKEVAIEGRADLVEFLSSGARPREDWKIGTEHEKFGFRNDDLRPPTFDGDRGIEALLKGLTRFGWQPVEEHGRVIALTRDQASVSLEPAGQLELSGAPLENLHQTCSETSSHLKEVRAIAEPMGLGFLGMGFQPKWRRDEMPWMPKGRYKIMREYMPKVGSLGLDMMTRTSTVQVNLDVGSEADMVKKFRVSLALQPIATALFADSPFTEGKPNGYLSYRSHIWTDTDAGRTGLLDFVFEDGFGYERYVDYLLDVPMYFVYRDGEYIDASGQSFRDYLDGKLPAYPGQRPLLRDWADHSTTAFPEVRLKKYLEMRGADSGPWNRICALPAFWIGLLYDDTALDAAWDLVKDFTLEERHALRDGVPRQALKLPFRGGTVLDLARRALEISAHGLARRARLNRNGADESIYLDPMMEFAEAGITPAERKLELFHGPWGGNVDPVFTEFAY, encoded by the coding sequence GTGTCCGGTCCCAGTCATGTCAAGGAAGTAGCCATTGAGGGCCGGGCCGACCTGGTCGAGTTCCTCAGCTCCGGCGCGCGCCCGCGCGAGGACTGGAAGATCGGCACCGAGCACGAGAAGTTCGGTTTCCGCAACGATGACCTGCGCCCGCCCACCTTCGACGGTGATCGCGGCATCGAGGCGCTGCTCAAGGGCCTGACCCGATTCGGCTGGCAGCCGGTCGAGGAGCATGGCCGCGTCATCGCGCTCACCCGCGACCAGGCCTCGGTATCGCTGGAGCCGGCCGGCCAGCTGGAGCTGTCCGGCGCGCCGCTGGAGAACCTGCACCAGACCTGCAGCGAAACCTCCAGCCATCTCAAGGAAGTGCGCGCGATCGCCGAGCCGATGGGACTGGGCTTCCTCGGCATGGGCTTCCAGCCCAAGTGGCGCCGCGACGAGATGCCGTGGATGCCCAAGGGCCGCTACAAGATCATGCGCGAGTACATGCCCAAGGTCGGCTCGCTCGGCCTGGACATGATGACCCGCACGTCCACCGTGCAGGTCAACCTCGATGTCGGCTCCGAAGCCGACATGGTGAAGAAGTTCCGCGTCTCGCTCGCGCTGCAGCCGATCGCGACCGCGCTGTTCGCCGACTCGCCCTTCACCGAGGGCAAGCCCAACGGCTACCTCAGCTACCGTTCGCACATCTGGACCGACACCGATGCCGGCCGCACCGGCCTGCTCGATTTCGTCTTCGAGGACGGCTTCGGTTACGAGCGCTATGTCGACTACCTGCTCGACGTGCCGATGTACTTCGTCTACCGCGACGGCGAGTACATCGACGCCTCCGGCCAGTCCTTCCGCGATTACCTCGACGGCAAGCTGCCGGCCTACCCGGGCCAGCGTCCGCTGCTGCGCGACTGGGCCGACCACAGCACCACCGCCTTCCCGGAAGTGCGGTTGAAGAAGTACCTGGAGATGCGCGGCGCCGATTCCGGCCCGTGGAACCGCATCTGCGCTTTGCCCGCGTTCTGGATCGGCCTGCTCTACGACGATACGGCGCTCGACGCCGCCTGGGACCTGGTCAAGGATTTCACTCTGGAAGAACGCCACGCCCTGCGCGATGGCGTGCCGCGCCAGGCGTTGAAGCTGCCGTTCCGTGGCGGCACGGTGCTCGATCTTGCACGCAGGGCGCTGGAGATTTCCGCGCACGGCCTGGCCAGGCGCGCACGCCTCAACCGCAACGGCGCCGACGAGTCGATCTATCTGGATCCGATGATGGAGTTCGCCGAGGCCGGCATCACCCCGGCCGAGCGCAAGCTCGAGTTGTTCCATGGCCCGTGGGGCGGCAACGTCGATCCGGTCTTCACCGAGTTCGCCTACTGA
- a CDS encoding Six-hairpin glycosidase-like protein, producing MSQAARARVPAGVLAMGACLLAIACMAALAHEPAAPDDAAWQHGLAWRGQTVTMSQQDSTYVLAGAASPRTVPAQPLRSQTASPLFDGLFALAQAELEQAQVESITDSAFDNGKPIACPCFETGEKWRYVWTRDVSYAADLALARVSPERTRASLRFKLSGVRPPAAAGGFFVAQDTGSGGSWPISSDRVVWFLAARHLVDASSADSNRFADETWRALTDTLAQDRAFVFDDNVGLYRGETSYLDWREQSYPRWTANDVGFIAQSFALSTNVLQYQALRLGEKMAGRRGDPRAATYSRQADALGKAIDRAFWREDRGLYMSYIGTAEHRVPFEAYDLLGLALVIESGIAPADRARRALSRYPALDSGSPVIWPQQPDTAIYHNRAIWPFVSAYSLRAARTVGHAPRIAHEIRSMMRGAALAGSNMENFELVTQAVHVEDGAHSGPVVNSPRQLWSVAAYLDMVIQGVFGVGEDGSVKPMLPAELVPTLFGDQDAISLQLRDRKVTLRRPRVIDGDLLVAGSTRVEGSDTLVDLTATRSAPATLATDAATFAPPSPEAPQPHRIAGQWQIVLAPGTRLYVDGKRSADSGTASAPVTLANRPYQQCLSLTRVGSDGLESLHSPTRCIGEEGQVAGEWPRQWTAPAGGTFSVRLDFLNAHGPINTGITAAVKVLVVDCAGQPQQTGTLVMPHGQARQLSSAVVFDAKAGAQCRFDLRDGFNMSYLSHFAHYTGGTGGATGALNSAQLGELHVVPVAPAKAATQ from the coding sequence ATGAGTCAAGCCGCAAGGGCAAGGGTCCCGGCCGGGGTTCTGGCCATGGGTGCCTGCCTGCTCGCCATCGCCTGTATGGCCGCGCTGGCGCATGAGCCGGCCGCGCCGGACGATGCTGCATGGCAGCACGGACTGGCCTGGCGCGGGCAGACGGTGACCATGAGCCAGCAGGACTCGACCTATGTGCTTGCCGGCGCCGCATCGCCGCGCACAGTCCCGGCGCAGCCCTTGCGCAGCCAGACCGCGAGCCCGTTGTTCGACGGCCTGTTCGCGCTCGCCCAGGCCGAGCTGGAGCAGGCGCAGGTCGAATCGATCACCGACAGCGCCTTCGACAACGGCAAGCCGATCGCCTGTCCATGCTTCGAGACCGGCGAGAAGTGGCGCTACGTCTGGACCCGCGATGTCTCCTACGCGGCCGACCTCGCATTGGCACGGGTGTCGCCCGAACGCACGCGGGCCTCATTGCGCTTCAAGCTGTCGGGCGTCAGGCCGCCCGCGGCCGCCGGCGGATTCTTCGTCGCCCAGGACACCGGCTCGGGCGGCAGCTGGCCGATCAGCAGTGACCGGGTGGTGTGGTTCCTGGCGGCGCGGCATCTGGTCGACGCCAGCAGTGCCGACAGCAATCGCTTCGCCGACGAGACCTGGCGCGCGCTGACCGACACGCTGGCGCAGGACCGCGCCTTCGTCTTCGACGACAACGTCGGGCTCTATCGCGGCGAAACCTCCTACCTCGACTGGCGTGAGCAGTCCTATCCGCGCTGGACTGCGAACGATGTCGGCTTCATCGCGCAGTCGTTCGCCCTTTCGACCAACGTCCTGCAGTACCAGGCGCTGCGGCTGGGCGAAAAGATGGCCGGGCGTCGCGGCGACCCGCGCGCGGCGACCTATTCCCGCCAGGCCGATGCGCTTGGCAAGGCCATCGATCGCGCCTTCTGGCGAGAGGATCGCGGCCTGTACATGAGTTACATCGGCACGGCCGAGCACCGCGTGCCGTTCGAGGCCTATGACCTGCTCGGCCTGGCGCTGGTGATCGAAAGCGGCATCGCTCCGGCCGATCGCGCGCGCCGCGCGCTGTCGCGCTACCCGGCGCTGGACAGCGGCAGCCCGGTGATCTGGCCGCAGCAGCCGGACACCGCGATCTACCACAATCGCGCGATCTGGCCGTTCGTCAGCGCTTACTCTCTGCGCGCCGCGCGCACGGTCGGGCACGCGCCGCGCATCGCCCATGAGATCCGCTCGATGATGCGCGGTGCCGCGCTGGCCGGCTCGAACATGGAGAATTTCGAACTGGTCACGCAGGCCGTGCACGTCGAAGACGGTGCGCACAGCGGCCCGGTGGTCAACTCGCCACGGCAGCTGTGGTCGGTGGCGGCGTACCTGGACATGGTCATCCAAGGCGTGTTCGGCGTCGGCGAGGACGGCAGCGTCAAGCCGATGCTGCCTGCCGAGCTGGTGCCGACGCTGTTCGGCGACCAGGACGCGATCTCGCTGCAGTTGCGCGACCGGAAAGTGACCTTGCGGCGTCCACGCGTGATCGATGGCGACCTGCTGGTCGCCGGGTCAACGCGCGTTGAAGGAAGCGACACCCTCGTCGATCTCACTGCCACGCGCAGCGCGCCGGCGACCCTGGCGACGGATGCCGCGACATTCGCCCCGCCTTCGCCCGAGGCGCCGCAGCCACACAGGATCGCGGGGCAATGGCAGATCGTGCTCGCGCCGGGCACGCGACTGTACGTGGACGGCAAGCGCAGCGCCGATTCGGGTACGGCATCTGCTCCGGTCACCCTGGCCAACCGGCCGTACCAGCAGTGCCTCAGCCTGACCCGCGTCGGCAGCGATGGCCTGGAGTCGCTGCACAGCCCCACCCGCTGCATCGGCGAGGAAGGGCAGGTCGCCGGCGAATGGCCGCGGCAGTGGACCGCGCCGGCGGGCGGCACGTTCTCGGTGCGCCTGGATTTCCTCAATGCACACGGGCCGATCAACACCGGCATCACCGCCGCGGTGAAGGTGCTGGTGGTGGACTGCGCCGGGCAGCCGCAACAGACGGGCACGCTGGTGATGCCGCACGGTCAGGCACGGCAGCTCTCCAGTGCGGTCGTATTCGACGCCAAGGCGGGCGCGCAATGCCGTTTCGACCTGCGTGACGGCTTCAACATGAGCTACCTGAGCCACTTCGCCCATTACACCGGCGGCACCGGTGGAGCGACGGGGGCGTTGAACTCGGCCCAGCTGGGGGAGCTGCACGTGGTGCCCGTCGCCCCCGCGAAGGCGGCGACCCAGTGA